The following are from one region of the Methanoculleus caldifontis genome:
- a CDS encoding M20 family metallopeptidase: MDVARLASSLVRIKSENPPGNTADVVAFMAEFLDSLGVKNRIVSHPGGRDNLITTEAGSRLLLCGHVDVVPAIPDDWTHDPYSGEVAGGYVWGRGSTDMKGGCAALLAAYRDLVESGVEPKAQFAFVCDEETGGEHGIRSLLAQNLLSPCDCLIAEPTPEMSPALGQKGLYRINLSFRGRPGHSSLYPLVGKSAVMAAFDLIGYLREVHARPFPPGEDLKPLVAQSARVFSEIFGIEGGDKILTRVMFNPGRIEGGEKANIVAEQCRMELDMRVPWGCSLDDLRKGIAEHAPDAAICETDVAEPTLTPPDARIVRTVCAEVERVYGRPAVPFLQWAASDAKYLRDKGFDVVEYGPGEVPTLHAVDERVSVKQLERAVDVYRGVIRAYSA, translated from the coding sequence ATGGATGTCGCCCGACTCGCTTCATCACTCGTCCGGATCAAGAGTGAGAACCCGCCGGGGAATACCGCCGACGTGGTCGCGTTCATGGCGGAGTTCCTCGACTCGCTCGGGGTGAAGAACCGGATCGTCTCTCATCCGGGCGGGCGGGACAACCTCATCACGACTGAGGCGGGCTCCCGGCTTCTCCTCTGCGGCCACGTCGATGTGGTCCCGGCCATCCCCGACGACTGGACGCACGACCCCTACAGCGGCGAGGTTGCCGGCGGCTACGTCTGGGGAAGAGGCTCGACCGATATGAAAGGGGGATGCGCCGCCCTCCTCGCCGCTTACCGGGACCTCGTCGAGAGCGGGGTGGAGCCGAAGGCGCAGTTCGCCTTCGTCTGCGACGAGGAGACCGGCGGGGAGCACGGGATCCGGTCGCTCCTCGCACAGAACCTTCTCTCGCCCTGCGACTGCCTGATAGCCGAGCCGACGCCGGAGATGAGCCCGGCCCTCGGCCAGAAAGGCCTCTACCGGATCAACCTCTCCTTCCGCGGCAGGCCCGGCCACAGCTCCCTCTACCCCCTCGTCGGGAAGAGCGCCGTCATGGCGGCCTTCGACCTCATCGGCTACCTGCGGGAGGTCCACGCACGCCCGTTCCCGCCCGGCGAAGATCTCAAGCCGCTGGTCGCCCAGTCCGCCCGGGTCTTCTCCGAGATATTCGGGATCGAGGGAGGGGATAAGATCCTCACCCGGGTGATGTTCAATCCGGGACGGATCGAGGGCGGCGAGAAGGCGAACATCGTGGCGGAGCAGTGCCGGATGGAACTCGACATGCGGGTGCCGTGGGGATGCTCCCTCGACGACCTCAGGAAGGGTATCGCCGAACATGCCCCGGACGCCGCGATATGCGAGACAGACGTCGCCGAACCGACCCTGACGCCCCCGGACGCCCGGATCGTCAGGACGGTCTGCGCCGAGGTGGAGCGGGTCTACGGCAGGCCGGCGGTCCCGTTCCTCCAGTGGGCCGCAAGCGACGCGAAGTACCTCCGCGATAAGGGATTCGACGTCGTGGAGTACGGGCCCGGAGAGGTCCCGACGCTGCACGCGGTGGACGAGCGGGTCTCCGTGAAGCAGCTCGAGCGGGCGGTGGACGTCTACCGCGGGGTCATCCGGGCGTACTCGGCGTGA
- the moaA gene encoding GTP 3',8-cyclase MoaA yields MVLKDPYNRSVTNLRISLTSRCNLRCIYCHAEGEVSPKEQMSAEDIAELMRVGVQFGIKSIKFTGGEPLLRRDLVDIVRSVPEGIESSLTTNGTLLAAKAAELKEAGLARVNVSLDTLRPERYRAITGKDYLADVLAGIDAAIEVGLTPVKLNMVLLEGINEDEMDDFMAFVRSKKDVILQVIELMEFNECKFHGDVDSIEQELNERATRIVTRRMHHRRKYCLDGAEVEVVRPLHNTEFCAFCNRLRLTSDGKLKPCLLRSDNLVDIQGKHGAELEDAFREAVNRRKPFFT; encoded by the coding sequence ATGGTGCTGAAGGACCCCTATAACCGGAGCGTGACCAATCTCCGGATCAGCCTGACCTCAAGGTGCAACCTGCGGTGCATCTACTGCCACGCCGAGGGCGAGGTGAGCCCGAAAGAGCAGATGAGCGCCGAAGATATCGCCGAGTTGATGCGGGTGGGCGTGCAGTTCGGTATAAAGAGTATAAAATTCACCGGCGGCGAACCCCTCCTCCGCCGGGACCTCGTCGATATCGTCCGTTCGGTGCCGGAGGGCATCGAGTCGTCCCTGACAACGAACGGGACGCTCCTCGCCGCGAAGGCGGCGGAACTCAAAGAGGCCGGGCTTGCCCGGGTGAACGTCAGCCTCGATACGCTCCGGCCCGAGCGCTACAGGGCCATCACGGGGAAGGATTACCTCGCCGACGTCCTCGCGGGGATCGATGCGGCGATCGAGGTCGGCCTGACCCCGGTCAAGCTGAATATGGTGCTCCTCGAAGGCATCAACGAGGACGAGATGGACGACTTCATGGCGTTTGTCCGGAGCAAAAAGGACGTCATCCTGCAGGTTATCGAGTTGATGGAGTTCAACGAGTGCAAGTTCCATGGCGACGTGGACAGCATCGAGCAGGAGTTGAACGAGCGGGCGACCCGGATCGTCACCCGCCGGATGCACCACCGGAGGAAGTACTGCCTCGACGGCGCCGAGGTCGAGGTGGTCCGCCCCCTCCACAACACGGAGTTCTGTGCCTTCTGCAACCGCCTGCGTTTGACCTCGGACGGCAAACTCAAGCCCTGCCTCCTCCGGAGCGACAACCTGGTCGACATCCAGGGCAAGCACGGTGCGGAACTTGAGGACGCGTTCCGCGAAGCCGTCAACAGGCGCAAGCCGTTCTTCACGTGA
- a CDS encoding RlmE family RNA methyltransferase, translated as MGSQWTRDSVYRKAMKAGYRARAAYKLLEIQQKNGIIRPDDNVVDLGAAPGSWLQVLRDLTDGKVIGVDLNPIAPMERITTIVGDFTDPQVQERIHEEAGGVVNVVVSDASPKLSGQKSYDQARATGLGEDALAFACTLLKPGGNMVIKSFQGELFAELLAEVRKHFYSVRGYRTKASRRGSAETYIIAKNFKGQCDGAEGPL; from the coding sequence ATGGGCTCCCAATGGACAAGAGACAGCGTCTATCGCAAGGCAATGAAGGCGGGGTACCGGGCTCGGGCCGCCTACAAGCTGCTGGAGATCCAGCAGAAGAACGGGATCATCAGGCCCGATGACAACGTCGTCGACCTTGGGGCAGCGCCGGGCAGCTGGCTGCAGGTGCTCCGCGACCTGACCGACGGGAAGGTCATCGGGGTAGATCTCAATCCGATTGCACCGATGGAACGTATCACCACCATCGTCGGAGACTTCACCGATCCTCAGGTCCAGGAACGGATCCACGAGGAGGCAGGCGGGGTCGTCAACGTCGTGGTCTCCGACGCCTCACCGAAGCTCTCCGGGCAGAAGAGTTACGACCAGGCCCGGGCGACCGGGCTCGGCGAGGACGCCCTGGCGTTCGCCTGCACGCTCTTAAAACCCGGCGGCAACATGGTGATCAAGTCGTTCCAGGGAGAGCTCTTCGCGGAACTGCTCGCCGAGGTGCGCAAGCATTTCTACTCTGTTCGGGGCTACCGGACGAAGGCGTCGCGGAGAGGGAGCGCCGAGACCTACATTATTGCCAAGAACTTCAAGGGACAATGCGATGGTGCTGAAGGACCCCTATAA
- a CDS encoding DNA polymerase sliding clamp, whose amino-acid sequence MLKATIDADIFRESIDAIAALVTECRLHTADDLIRTRAVDTANVAMVSLELRSTAFNSFMATAGELGLDIAKMKNIIGMMGKGDALTLSLLDEERKLELSFGGYRYSITLLDVNTIRKDPNPPGIELPGKAIIAGDALNSAIKAAAVISDKIALGIDPDAMTFYMEAEGDTDHIKLALGEDELVALTPVRARSLFSLDYLKDMGRVMARAEKVEVYLGIDHPVRFAFDIADGNGRVEYLLAPRIEAD is encoded by the coding sequence ATGTTAAAGGCAACGATTGATGCAGATATATTTCGGGAATCCATCGACGCGATCGCCGCACTGGTGACGGAGTGCCGCCTCCACACGGCCGACGACCTGATCCGGACGCGGGCCGTCGATACCGCAAACGTGGCCATGGTCTCCCTGGAACTCCGGAGCACGGCGTTCAACTCGTTTATGGCGACAGCCGGAGAACTGGGCCTGGATATCGCAAAGATGAAGAATATCATCGGCATGATGGGGAAGGGCGATGCGCTGACCTTGAGTCTGCTCGACGAAGAGCGGAAGCTGGAGCTGAGCTTCGGAGGCTACCGCTACTCGATCACGCTTCTGGACGTCAACACCATCCGGAAAGACCCGAACCCGCCGGGAATCGAACTCCCCGGGAAAGCGATCATCGCCGGCGACGCGTTAAACAGTGCCATCAAGGCGGCCGCCGTCATCTCCGACAAGATCGCGCTCGGGATCGACCCCGATGCCATGACCTTCTACATGGAAGCGGAAGGGGACACCGACCACATCAAGCTCGCCCTCGGCGAGGACGAACTTGTCGCCCTAACTCCCGTCCGGGCCCGCTCGCTCTTCTCGCTCGACTACTTAAAGGACATGGGCCGGGTCATGGCACGCGCGGAGAAGGTGGAGGTCTACCTCGGCATCGACCACCCGGTACGGTTTGCCTTTGACATTGCTGACGGCAACGGCCGCGTCGAGTACCTCCTTGCTCCTCGGATCGAGGCCGATTGA
- the priL gene encoding DNA primase regulatory subunit PriL has product MDIALDQKVLPRYPFLKESQELARRHVESLEEFLASSPGAAALDRAKERVIAALTQKKEFQDEAARNLRPEFEIAGYALARVLVSCVGDRLLVDRLARYESERASFFLATEDPEIRRFVAMSIGIDTGADALPVIDYVELVTHMRDLRWRLVNRDVRQGTVHLAPGEIDDLIRERIRVILVDHMPLRVPSGICERLAPATKEIAALQQQQALEQFGEIKEEAFPPCINALIRAITEGTNLTHMGRFAITSFLHTVGMSTTGIAEIFSRAPDFDVEKTMYQVEHISGRGGTEYTPPSCATMRTFGLCANRNKDCERVNHPLSYYRLRKNVKKKRG; this is encoded by the coding sequence ATGGATATTGCACTCGACCAGAAAGTACTCCCCAGATACCCCTTTTTGAAAGAGTCCCAGGAGCTGGCCCGCCGGCACGTGGAGTCGCTTGAAGAATTCCTCGCGAGCAGCCCGGGCGCGGCGGCGCTCGATCGGGCGAAGGAGCGGGTCATCGCCGCGCTTACCCAGAAGAAGGAGTTCCAGGACGAGGCGGCACGCAACTTAAGGCCCGAGTTCGAGATCGCCGGCTACGCGCTGGCCCGGGTGCTGGTCTCCTGCGTCGGCGACCGCTTGCTCGTCGACCGCCTCGCGCGGTACGAGTCTGAACGCGCATCGTTCTTTCTTGCGACCGAGGACCCGGAGATCCGCCGCTTCGTAGCCATGAGCATCGGCATCGATACCGGGGCCGATGCTCTCCCGGTCATCGACTACGTGGAACTGGTGACCCATATGCGCGACTTGCGCTGGCGTCTCGTCAACCGTGACGTGCGGCAGGGGACGGTGCACCTTGCGCCGGGCGAGATCGACGACCTGATCCGGGAGCGGATCCGGGTCATCCTCGTCGACCATATGCCTCTCCGGGTCCCTTCGGGGATCTGCGAGCGTCTTGCACCGGCCACAAAAGAGATCGCGGCGCTGCAGCAGCAGCAGGCCCTCGAACAGTTCGGCGAGATCAAGGAGGAGGCGTTCCCGCCCTGCATCAACGCGCTCATCCGGGCGATCACCGAAGGGACGAACCTGACCCACATGGGCCGGTTCGCGATCACGTCGTTCCTCCACACCGTCGGGATGAGCACCACCGGGATCGCCGAGATCTTCTCGCGTGCGCCCGACTTCGACGTGGAGAAGACGATGTACCAGGTCGAGCACATCTCCGGCCGGGGCGGCACCGAGTATACCCCGCCGTCGTGCGCCACCATGCGCACCTTCGGGCTCTGTGCGAACCGCAATAAAGACTGCGAACGGGTCAACCACCCCCTGAGTTACTACCGGCTCAGGAAAAACGTAAAGAAGAAGCGGGGCTAA
- a CDS encoding HD domain-containing protein, producing the protein MERDEAVALLRRYVASPSHIVHSHATAGIMRKVAEHLGEDAATWEIIGLLHDIDYDLVGGDMDRHGVEGYRILRDNGVPEEIADVVRRHNHMLTSDYERPVELALQAADSVSGLILACALVKGGALDEVTPRTVKKKFKEKAFAAGCERERIRLIEPLVDLETFYGLAIEGLKDVRGDLGLA; encoded by the coding sequence ATGGAGAGAGACGAGGCAGTGGCCCTGCTCCGGCGTTACGTGGCGTCGCCGTCACACATCGTGCACAGTCACGCCACGGCGGGGATCATGAGGAAGGTCGCGGAACACCTCGGCGAGGACGCCGCGACGTGGGAGATCATCGGCCTCCTGCACGACATCGACTACGACCTCGTCGGAGGGGATATGGATCGCCACGGGGTCGAGGGCTACCGGATCCTCCGCGACAACGGGGTCCCTGAAGAGATTGCGGACGTTGTCAGGCGCCACAACCATATGCTCACCTCCGACTACGAGCGCCCGGTCGAGCTTGCGCTCCAGGCCGCAGACAGTGTATCGGGCCTGATCCTCGCCTGCGCTCTCGTCAAGGGCGGGGCGCTCGACGAGGTCACCCCCCGGACGGTGAAGAAGAAGTTCAAGGAGAAGGCGTTTGCCGCCGGCTGCGAACGCGAGAGGATCCGGCTGATCGAGCCCCTGGTGGACCTCGAGACGTTCTACGGCCTTGCGATCGAGGGGCTCAAGGACGTCCGCGGCGACCTCGGCCTTGCCTGA
- a CDS encoding thiamine-phosphate synthase family protein yields MAPEDRGRVIERLNEAVALLVERMDVRLIPEVGMNVVYALPDARGNEDVAAVLGRIVRLGEAVHPVGEVRFGASDHVARIVLTAMRFDPRIRSAANIRFSEALLPELDNLLFEVCSFDRTKEPPGVRTMDWGVASCCKEGVPDIIYDRGAMGKEPMIRVLGEDPVAVAQNILKLSNRIIYAQL; encoded by the coding sequence ATGGCACCGGAAGACCGTGGAAGAGTGATCGAACGTCTAAATGAGGCGGTAGCGCTGCTTGTCGAACGGATGGACGTGCGGCTCATCCCGGAGGTCGGGATGAACGTCGTCTACGCGCTGCCCGACGCGCGCGGCAACGAGGACGTCGCGGCGGTCCTCGGCAGGATCGTCCGGCTCGGTGAGGCGGTCCACCCCGTCGGGGAGGTTCGCTTTGGGGCAAGCGATCATGTGGCCCGGATCGTCCTTACGGCGATGCGTTTCGATCCCCGGATCCGGAGCGCGGCAAACATCCGCTTCTCCGAGGCGCTCCTGCCGGAACTCGATAACCTTCTCTTCGAGGTCTGCTCCTTTGACCGGACGAAAGAGCCGCCCGGTGTCCGGACGATGGACTGGGGCGTCGCCTCCTGCTGCAAGGAAGGCGTCCCGGACATCATCTACGACCGGGGGGCCATGGGAAAAGAGCCGATGATCAGGGTGTTAGGAGAAGATCCGGTCGCGGTCGCACAAAATATTCTTAAACTGTCGAATCGCATAATCTATGCACAATTATAA
- a CDS encoding 30S ribosomal protein S17e: MGIKPSYIKNLGEELLVKHRERFSGDFDENKHAVSEVAIIGSKFVRNRVAGYISRKINTRKR, encoded by the coding sequence ATGGGTATAAAGCCATCTTATATCAAGAACCTCGGCGAAGAACTCCTGGTCAAGCACCGTGAGAGGTTCAGCGGAGACTTTGATGAGAACAAGCACGCCGTTTCTGAGGTCGCCATCATCGGGAGCAAGTTCGTCCGCAACAGGGTTGCCGGATACATCTCAAGAAAGATAAATACCAGGAAGCGGTAA
- the dapA gene encoding 4-hydroxy-tetrahydrodipicolinate synthase codes for MFEGILPAIITPFHRDSGSSLDLEGLRSNIESLVQRGVHGVVPCGSTGESATLTFEEHEQVIGKTVEVVNGRVPVLAGTGSNNTEEAVRLTRSAKNAGADGALVISPYYNKPNRSGLVKHFTKLADLDLPVVLYNVPGRTGQNLQPDLVIELARHPNIVGIKEASGDITQISRIIEGTQDEEFVVLSGDDAMTLPVLAIGGAGVISVAANIDPGRMVRMYEAFRAGDLARAQGLHHELAPLMRAMFIDTNPIPVKRAVELIGMAAGPVRLPLDELDGQRTEQLREVLVNYG; via the coding sequence ATGTTTGAGGGAATCCTTCCGGCCATTATTACTCCTTTTCACCGGGACTCCGGGTCGAGTCTCGATCTTGAAGGATTACGGTCCAACATCGAATCGCTAGTGCAACGAGGGGTCCACGGCGTCGTGCCCTGCGGGTCGACCGGGGAGTCCGCCACGCTCACGTTCGAGGAGCATGAGCAGGTGATCGGCAAGACCGTCGAGGTCGTCAACGGGCGGGTGCCCGTCCTCGCGGGAACGGGCTCGAACAACACCGAGGAGGCCGTTCGCCTGACCCGGTCGGCGAAGAATGCCGGCGCGGACGGCGCCCTCGTCATCAGCCCGTACTACAACAAGCCGAACCGCTCCGGGCTCGTCAAGCACTTCACGAAACTCGCGGACCTCGACCTCCCGGTCGTCCTCTACAATGTTCCCGGCCGGACGGGACAGAACCTCCAGCCCGATCTGGTCATCGAGCTCGCCCGGCACCCGAACATCGTCGGGATCAAGGAGGCCAGCGGCGATATCACCCAGATCTCCCGCATCATCGAAGGGACGCAGGACGAGGAGTTCGTCGTGCTCTCCGGTGACGACGCGATGACCCTCCCCGTCCTCGCCATCGGCGGCGCGGGCGTGATCTCGGTGGCCGCGAACATCGACCCCGGCCGGATGGTCCGGATGTACGAGGCCTTCCGTGCAGGCGACCTTGCCCGCGCACAGGGCCTGCACCACGAACTCGCTCCGCTCATGCGGGCGATGTTCATCGACACGAACCCCATCCCCGTGAAGAGAGCCGTGGAGCTCATCGGGATGGCCGCAGGCCCCGTCCGGCTGCCCCTCGACGAACTGGACGGGCAGAGGACGGAACAACTGAGAGAGGTGCTGGTAAATTATGGTTAA
- the dapB gene encoding 4-hydroxy-tetrahydrodipicolinate reductase: MVKVVVSGALGRMGTNIGRLVDEAPDMELVGGIDVKEGTLFEKEVVPAARIDEFLKQTRPDVLIDFTVAAAAVENIKAAARNNVGLVVGTTGFSPEQRETIRVAVEGNVPAVISSNFSIGVNIFWKLVREAARQLGDYDIEVTEAHHRYKKDAPSGTAKTILEILDQELGDREKVYGRVGETERKNEIGMHVIRGGDIVGDHSVLFAGNFECIEVSHRAYDRAVFARGAVRAARWVSGREPRIYSMQEVLEL, encoded by the coding sequence ATGGTTAAGGTAGTCGTATCCGGGGCCCTGGGACGCATGGGCACCAACATCGGCCGGCTCGTCGACGAGGCTCCCGACATGGAGCTCGTCGGAGGCATCGATGTGAAAGAGGGGACGCTCTTTGAGAAGGAAGTGGTCCCTGCAGCCAGAATCGATGAATTCCTCAAACAGACGAGGCCCGATGTCCTGATCGACTTCACCGTTGCGGCCGCTGCGGTCGAGAACATCAAGGCCGCAGCGCGGAACAACGTGGGGCTCGTCGTCGGGACGACCGGGTTCTCCCCCGAGCAGCGGGAGACGATCCGCGTCGCCGTCGAGGGGAACGTCCCTGCGGTGATCTCAAGCAACTTCTCGATCGGCGTCAACATCTTCTGGAAGCTCGTGCGGGAGGCCGCCCGCCAGCTCGGCGATTACGACATCGAGGTCACGGAGGCCCATCACCGCTACAAGAAGGACGCGCCGAGCGGGACGGCAAAGACCATCCTCGAGATCCTGGACCAGGAGCTCGGCGACCGCGAGAAGGTCTACGGCCGCGTCGGGGAGACCGAGCGGAAGAACGAGATCGGGATGCACGTCATCCGCGGCGGCGACATCGTCGGCGATCACTCCGTCCTCTTCGCGGGGAACTTCGAGTGCATCGAGGTCTCCCACCGCGCCTATGATCGGGCAGTCTTTGCCCGGGGTGCGGTCCGGGCCGCCCGGTGGGTCTCCGGCAGGGAACCCCGGATCTACTCCATGCAGGAAGTCCTCGAACTCTGA
- a CDS encoding indolepyruvate ferredoxin oxidoreductase subunit alpha, whose protein sequence is MSAVIDIEKCTACESCVDICPASAISMEDGKAKIDADLCVDCETCVDECPSEAISME, encoded by the coding sequence GTGTCAGCAGTTATTGATATCGAGAAGTGTACCGCCTGTGAATCCTGTGTGGATATCTGTCCGGCTTCGGCCATCAGCATGGAAGACGGCAAGGCAAAGATCGACGCCGATCTCTGCGTTGACTGCGAGACCTGCGTCGACGAGTGCCCGTCCGAAGCAATATCGATGGAGTAA
- the asd gene encoding aspartate-semialdehyde dehydrogenase, translating to MINVGVLGATGAVGQRFVQLLADHPWFNLQTLTASERSAGKPYGKVVNWRLDAPYPDNVSDLVVTPTTVESVKDCDLVFSALPADVATSLETEIADAGIGVCSNARSHRMDPEVPLVIPEVNPDHLGLIDVQRDRGRGGFIVTNPNCSTIVLALALAPIRSFEFHDVRAATMQAISGAGFAGVSAMDIYDNVIPYIGSEEEKMETETLKIMGKFNGSEVIPAPFRVSASCHRVPVIDGHTIAVWIDVKEPVDEVKKAYANFKSPLSNLPLQPAKAVELLDQSDRPQPRLDRNRGRGMTVSVGRIREGLRFVALGHNTIRGAAGASVLNAELICSKKYL from the coding sequence ATGATTAACGTAGGAGTGCTTGGTGCCACAGGAGCGGTGGGACAGCGCTTCGTTCAGCTTTTAGCGGATCATCCCTGGTTTAATCTCCAGACGCTCACCGCTTCTGAACGGAGTGCAGGAAAACCGTATGGCAAGGTGGTCAACTGGCGCCTCGATGCGCCGTACCCGGACAACGTCAGCGATCTCGTCGTCACTCCCACAACCGTCGAGAGTGTCAAAGACTGCGACCTTGTCTTCTCAGCGCTGCCTGCGGATGTGGCGACGTCTCTTGAGACCGAGATCGCCGACGCGGGTATCGGTGTCTGCAGCAACGCCCGTTCGCACCGCATGGACCCTGAGGTCCCGCTGGTGATCCCGGAGGTCAACCCCGATCACCTGGGGCTGATCGACGTCCAGCGGGACCGCGGCCGCGGCGGGTTCATCGTGACCAACCCGAACTGCTCGACCATCGTCCTCGCACTGGCCCTCGCCCCTATCAGGTCGTTTGAGTTCCACGACGTGCGTGCAGCGACCATGCAGGCGATCTCGGGAGCCGGGTTTGCCGGCGTCTCTGCCATGGACATCTACGACAACGTCATCCCCTACATCGGCTCCGAAGAGGAGAAAATGGAGACCGAGACCCTCAAGATCATGGGGAAGTTCAACGGTTCCGAGGTGATCCCCGCACCGTTCCGCGTGAGCGCAAGCTGCCACCGGGTTCCCGTCATCGACGGGCACACCATTGCGGTCTGGATCGACGTGAAGGAGCCGGTTGACGAAGTGAAAAAAGCTTACGCAAACTTTAAGTCACCTTTAAGCAATCTACCCTTGCAGCCGGCAAAGGCAGTTGAGCTCCTCGACCAGTCCGACCGTCCGCAGCCGCGGCTCGACCGTAACCGGGGGCGGGGCATGACGGTATCTGTCGGGAGAATCAGGGAAGGATTGCGGTTCGTTGCGCTCGGACACAACACCATCCGTGGGGCCGCAGGCGCATCCGTCCTCAACGCGGAGCTGATATGCTCGAAGAAGTACCTTTAG
- the albA gene encoding DNA-binding protein Alba, translating into MIKDNTVFVGNKPVMNYVLAVVTQFNNGAEEVAIKARGKAISRAVDTAEIALNRFLENVNKKEIFTSTEMIDTDTGKTNVSSIEIVLTHAR; encoded by the coding sequence ATGATAAAGGATAACACAGTATTCGTTGGAAACAAGCCAGTCATGAACTATGTGCTCGCGGTGGTCACCCAGTTCAACAACGGAGCGGAGGAAGTCGCGATCAAGGCCCGGGGGAAGGCAATCTCACGTGCGGTCGATACGGCCGAGATTGCGCTCAACCGGTTCCTCGAGAACGTGAACAAGAAGGAGATCTTCACCTCGACCGAGATGATCGACACCGACACAGGCAAGACGAACGTCTCCAGTATCGAGATCGTCCTCACGCATGCGAGGTAG
- a CDS encoding TIGR04282 family arsenosugar biosynthesis glycosyltransferase translates to MEAAAVMARVPVPGEVKTRLIPPLTPPEAARLYTGFLQDAIARLARLDGIAPFVAYTPPAPGEHLAGLVPPEIPMLPQTGRDLGQRLASVAEALFSRGATAAVLCDSDSPTLPGRYIEEAFRRLRESDLVIGPCDDGGYYLIGMHGSIPRLFSGIPWSSAHVTQRTVEVAGRLDLTVSLLDPWYDIDTPADLDRLCREVAPSPKDGTVARHTRRALEEIGLLPKT, encoded by the coding sequence ATGGAGGCGGCTGCCGTTATGGCCCGGGTGCCGGTCCCGGGAGAGGTGAAGACGCGGCTCATCCCGCCGCTCACGCCCCCGGAAGCGGCGCGGCTATACACCGGTTTCCTCCAGGACGCGATCGCCCGTCTCGCCCGGCTCGATGGCATCGCCCCGTTCGTGGCCTACACGCCTCCGGCTCCGGGCGAGCACCTCGCCGGGCTCGTCCCCCCGGAGATCCCCATGCTCCCCCAGACCGGCAGAGACCTGGGGCAACGCCTCGCCTCCGTTGCAGAGGCGCTCTTCTCGCGGGGGGCAACGGCGGCCGTGCTCTGTGACAGCGACAGCCCGACCCTTCCCGGCCGGTATATCGAGGAGGCCTTCCGGAGACTCCGCGAGAGCGATCTCGTCATCGGGCCCTGCGACGACGGCGGTTACTACCTGATCGGGATGCACGGATCCATCCCCCGCCTCTTCTCCGGCATCCCCTGGAGCTCGGCTCATGTGACGCAGCGGACCGTCGAGGTTGCCGGGCGCCTGGACCTCACGGTCTCCCTGCTTGACCCCTGGTACGACATCGACACGCCAGCCGATCTGGACCGCCTCTGCCGCGAGGTGGCGCCGTCGCCCAAAGACGGGACCGTTGCCCGTCATACCCGCCGCGCCCTGGAGGAGATAGGGCTGCTGCCGAAAACGTAA
- a CDS encoding methyltransferase domain-containing protein, with protein sequence MPDINIGDVVAAYEGPVGRIWEMLMGEEIHVGGREETGILAEVAGVNAGTRVLDVLSGLGGPARHLARTYGARVTGLDATGRMVDEAVRRTADAGLSNRVAFRLGNALDMPFRSGTFDIVWGQDAWCYVTDKDRLIRECRRVAAPGGRIAFTDWIEAGPMGDVERESLNAFMLFSSMETLNGYQRLLRRHGFVVERCEDLSREFSSHLHRYQDALANDLKERIVELFGIDLFLDVERGLDLWARAADEGKVGRCRVVGRKE encoded by the coding sequence GTGCCCGATATCAACATCGGCGACGTCGTTGCGGCCTACGAGGGGCCTGTGGGCAGGATCTGGGAGATGCTGATGGGCGAGGAGATCCATGTCGGCGGGAGAGAGGAGACCGGGATTCTCGCGGAGGTTGCGGGCGTGAATGCGGGCACGCGGGTGCTGGACGTCCTCTCCGGTCTCGGGGGCCCTGCCCGTCACCTGGCACGCACCTACGGCGCGAGGGTGACCGGTCTCGATGCAACGGGACGGATGGTGGACGAGGCGGTCAGACGCACCGCAGACGCAGGCCTCAGCAATCGAGTCGCCTTCCGGCTCGGGAACGCCCTCGATATGCCCTTCCGATCGGGGACGTTCGATATTGTCTGGGGGCAGGACGCCTGGTGCTACGTGACCGATAAAGACCGGCTAATACGCGAGTGCCGCCGCGTAGCGGCTCCCGGCGGCAGGATCGCCTTCACCGACTGGATTGAGGCCGGGCCCATGGGCGACGTTGAACGCGAGAGCCTCAACGCCTTCATGCTCTTTTCCTCCATGGAGACCCTGAACGGATACCAGAGGCTGCTCCGGCGGCACGGGTTCGTCGTGGAGCGGTGCGAAGACCTCAGCAGGGAGTTCTCATCGCACCTGCACCGTTATCAGGACGCCCTCGCAAACGACCTGAAAGAGCGGATCGTCGAGCTCTTCGGGATAGATCTCTTTCTGGACGTGGAGCGCGGCCTTGACCTCTGGGCGAGGGCCGCCGACGAGGGGAAGGTCGGCAGGTGCCGCGTCGTGGGCAGGAAAGAGTGA